In one window of Lynx canadensis isolate LIC74 chromosome A3, mLynCan4.pri.v2, whole genome shotgun sequence DNA:
- the LRRTM1 gene encoding leucine-rich repeat transmembrane neuronal protein 1 — MDFLLLGLCLYWLLRRPSGVVLCLLGACFQMLPAAPSGCPQLCRCEGRLLYCEALNLTEAPHNLSGLLGLSLRYNSLSELRAGQFTGLMQLTWLYLDHNHICSVQGDAFQKLRRVKELTLSSNQITQLANTTFRPMPNLRSVDLSYNKLQALAPDLFHGLRKLTTLHMRSNAIQFVPVRIFQDCRSLKFLDIGYNQLKSLARNSFAGLFKLTELHLEHNDLVKVNFAHFPRLISLHSLCLKRNKVAIVVSSLDWVWNLEKMDLSGNEIEYMEPHVFETVPHLQSLQLDSNRLTYIEPRILNSWKSLTSITLAGNLWDCGRNVCALASWLSSFQGRYDGNLQCASPEYAQGEDVLDAVYAFHLCEDGADPTSGHLLSAVTNHSDLGLPGSPATTLADGREGQLDGTHEPATVALPGGEHAENAVQIHKVVTGTMALIFSFLIVVLVLYVSWKCFPASLRQLRQCFVTQRRKQKQKQTMHQMAAMSAQEYYVDYKPNHIEGALVIINEYGSCTCHQQPARECEV, encoded by the coding sequence ATGGATTTCCTGCTGCTCGGTCTCTGTCTATACTGGCTGCTGAGGAGGCCCTCGGGGGTGGTCTTGTGTCTGCTGGGGGCCTGCTTTCAGATGCTGCCCGCCGCCCCCAGCGGGTGCCCGCAGCTGTGCCGGTGCGAGGGGCGGCTGCTGTACTGCGAGGCGCTCAACCTCACCGAGGCGCCCCACAACCTGTCCGGCCTGCTGGGCTTGTCCCTGCGCTACAACAGCCTCTCGGAGCTGCGCGCCGGCCAGTTCACGGGGTTAATGCAGCTCACGTGGCTCTATCTGGATCACAATCACATCTGCTCGGTGCAGGGGGACGCCTTTCAGAAACTGCGCCGAGTTAAGGAACTCACACTGAGTTCCAACCAGATCACCCAACTGGCCAACACCACCTTCCGGCCCATGCCCAACCTGCGCAGCGTGGACCTCTCGTACAACAAGCTGCAGGCTCTGGCGCCCGACCTCTTCCATGGGCTGCGGAAGCTCACCACGCTTCACATGCGGTCCAACGCTATCCAGTTCGTGCCGGTGCGCATCTTCCAGGACTGCCGCAGCCTCAAGTTTCTTGACATCGGATACAATCAGCTCAAGAGTCTGGCGCGCAACTCTTTCGCCGGCTTGTTCAAGCTCACCGAGCTGCACCTGGAGCACAACGACTTGGTCAAGGTGAACTTCGCCCACTTCCCGCGCCTCATCTCCTTgcattccctctgcctgaagaGGAACAAGGTGGCCATTGTGGTTAGCTCGCTGGACTGGGTTTGGAACCTGGAGAAAATGGACCTGTCGGGCAACGAGATCGAGTACATGGAGCCCCATGTGTTCGAGACCGTGCCGCACCTGCAGTCTCTGCAGCTGGACTCCAACCGCCTCACCTACATCGAGCCCCGGATCCTCAACTCCTGGAAATCGCTGACCAGCATCACCCTGGCCGGGAACCTGTGGGACTGCGGGCGCAACGTGTGCGCCCTGGCCTCGTGGCTCAGCAGCTTCCAGGGGCGCTACGATGGCAACTTGCAGTGCGCCAGCCCCGAGTACGCGCAGGGCGAGGACGTCCTAGACGCCGTGTACGCCTTCCACCTGTGCGAGGATGGGGCCGACCCCACGAGCGGCCACCTGCTCTCGGCCGTCACCAACCACAGTGACCTCGGGCTCCCGGGCAGCCCGGCCACCACGCTCGCTGACGGCAGGGAGGGGCAGCTCGACGGCACGCACGAGCCGGCTACTGTGGCTCTCCCAGGCGGCGAGCATGCCGAGAACGCCGTGCAGATCCACAAGGTGGTCACAGGCACCATGGCCCTcatcttctctttcctcatcGTGGTCCTGGTGCTCTATGTCTCCTGGAAGTGTTTCCCAGCTAGCCTCAGGCAGCTCAGACAGTGCTTTGTCACGCAGCGCAGGaagcaaaagcagaaacagaccatGCATCAGATGGCTGCCATGTCTGCCCAGGAATACTACGTTGATTACAAACCGAACCACATTGAGGGAGCCCTGGTGATCATCAATGAGTACGGATCCTGTACCTGCCACCAGCAGCCCGCAAGGGAATGCGAGGTGTGA